The following coding sequences lie in one Methanolacinia paynteri genomic window:
- a CDS encoding CBS domain-containing protein: MLVRDYMVEDVVSVETPGNRDDVLRILKRTGISGVPVTKDSELVGIITRKDMLRKAEETQLSLLMTSDPVTIGPDATIPEAAAIMDKYNFRRLPVVDEGRLVGIISIADLITCVAQMKFKDEIKEKYTSQTFALWEETPLPLVGRIMEISGFDAIPILNSEYKLTGIISERDLIKHAMIEDSVEVSDLSNGTDDDEWTWESIRDMHTISFGISKVQLPDKPVKEAMITEVVAVPQNAEVSECALKMKRSRVDQLPVINGDRRMVSILFDRKLIRSLCKDK; encoded by the coding sequence ATGCTGGTCCGCGACTACATGGTCGAGGATGTGGTTTCGGTCGAGACACCGGGAAACAGGGATGATGTTCTCAGGATTCTCAAGAGAACCGGGATCAGCGGAGTTCCTGTAACAAAGGACAGCGAACTGGTAGGGATTATTACCCGCAAAGATATGCTGCGAAAGGCCGAGGAGACACAGCTCAGCCTTCTTATGACGTCAGATCCAGTGACTATCGGACCTGATGCAACCATACCGGAAGCAGCAGCCATAATGGATAAATATAATTTCAGGAGGCTTCCGGTAGTCGATGAAGGCAGGCTTGTAGGAATAATCAGTATCGCCGATCTCATCACCTGTGTAGCCCAGATGAAGTTTAAGGACGAGATCAAAGAAAAATATACGAGCCAGACATTCGCTCTCTGGGAGGAGACCCCTCTTCCGCTCGTCGGGAGAATTATGGAGATATCCGGATTCGATGCAATTCCTATCCTCAATTCGGAATACAAGCTTACGGGAATCATATCCGAGAGGGACCTGATAAAGCATGCAATGATCGAGGACAGCGTCGAGGTCAGCGATCTCTCGAACGGAACCGACGATGACGAATGGACGTGGGAGAGTATCCGCGACATGCACACGATCTCCTTCGGGATCTCGAAGGTCCAGCTCCCCGACAAGCCCGTAAAGGAGGCGATGATCACAGAGGTCGTCGCTGTCCCGCAGAATGCCGAAGTCAGTGAGTGCGCACTGAAGATGAAGAGGTCGAGGGTGGACCAGCTCCCGGTGATCAACGGAGACCGTCGTATGGTCTCGATCCTCTTCGACAGGAAGCTGATCAGGTCGCTTTGCAAAGATAAATAG
- a CDS encoding universal stress protein — protein MFSTILVAVDGSEVSKKALEAALEEARVWKSELNAVYVIETGGFENIPADSTMEVVYNRLETIGNEALKAAEEGAKKNSLRYNSYIREGHAGDEIVKLSEEIGADLIVMGSHGKSGIDRLLLGSVTDFVTKHSKVSTMVVRL, from the coding sequence ATGTTCAGTACAATTCTTGTAGCAGTTGACGGTTCCGAGGTCAGTAAGAAGGCTCTCGAAGCGGCGCTTGAAGAAGCGAGAGTCTGGAAATCGGAGCTCAATGCTGTATATGTCATTGAAACGGGCGGATTTGAAAACATTCCTGCCGACAGTACAATGGAAGTCGTTTACAACCGTCTCGAAACCATAGGCAACGAGGCACTCAAAGCGGCGGAAGAGGGGGCCAAAAAGAATTCACTGAGATACAACTCGTATATCAGGGAAGGGCATGCAGGCGATGAGATCGTCAAACTCTCCGAGGAGATCGGGGCTGATCTCATTGTAATGGGCTCGCACGGCAAAAGTGGAATAGACCGTCTTCTTCTCGGCAGCGTAACCGATTTTGTAACAAAACACAGCAAGGTGTCTACGATGGTGGTGAGACTATAG
- a CDS encoding amidohydrolase family protein, which produces MRGRVIRMDKETVVSGRAYLGRDAGMRDVEICVVNGIIHSINEVESAEERWIFPCLFNSHTHLADTVAMDVRAKGSLSELVSPPDGLKHRILSRTGDDLLRDGMRKSISFMMSSATTGFCDFREGGVKGVDILKSAIEGLGADGIILGREGGEEVSNGIGVSSTKEGGDVIERAARVKKNGGFVAFHAGEKDDCDIDPAIDAGADLLVHCTHATDRQLKRCADEGIPIAICPRSNWILGVASGPENPPVKKMLEFGCKVVLGTDNVMFVQPDMFSEMAFLSTVYGVGPEEVVETAVGGSEVFGRSYFIEKKKKASFFVVDPVRANLSFSRDPVKTMANRMNFSYIERMYFKI; this is translated from the coding sequence ATGAGAGGCAGAGTGATCAGGATGGACAAAGAGACTGTGGTGTCGGGCAGGGCATATCTCGGCCGTGATGCGGGAATGAGGGATGTCGAGATCTGTGTCGTGAACGGAATAATACACTCGATAAACGAGGTCGAATCCGCAGAAGAAAGATGGATCTTCCCCTGCCTCTTCAATTCGCATACCCACCTGGCCGATACCGTAGCAATGGACGTCCGGGCGAAAGGATCGTTGTCCGAACTTGTTTCACCGCCCGACGGCCTCAAGCACAGGATCCTCTCCCGGACCGGGGACGATCTCCTCAGGGATGGTATGAGAAAGAGCATATCGTTCATGATGTCGTCCGCCACTACCGGGTTCTGTGATTTCAGGGAGGGGGGAGTGAAAGGGGTCGATATCCTTAAATCTGCTATTGAGGGTTTGGGTGCTGATGGAATCATTCTCGGAAGAGAGGGCGGAGAGGAGGTCTCGAACGGGATCGGCGTTTCGAGCACGAAAGAGGGCGGCGACGTTATAGAAAGGGCCGCCCGTGTAAAGAAAAACGGCGGCTTTGTAGCCTTTCACGCCGGGGAGAAAGATGACTGCGATATCGATCCGGCGATCGATGCCGGTGCGGACCTGCTCGTGCACTGCACCCATGCGACCGACAGGCAGCTGAAAAGATGTGCCGATGAGGGAATTCCTATTGCAATATGCCCCCGTTCGAACTGGATACTGGGGGTCGCATCAGGCCCGGAGAATCCCCCGGTAAAAAAGATGCTTGAATTCGGGTGCAAAGTCGTCCTGGGAACGGACAACGTAATGTTCGTCCAGCCCGACATGTTCTCCGAGATGGCGTTTCTGTCGACCGTCTACGGGGTGGGTCCCGAGGAAGTCGTTGAGACGGCTGTAGGAGGATCGGAGGTCTTCGGCCGCAGTTACTTCATAGAAAAGAAAAAGAAGGCGTCATTCTTTGTCGTTGATCCGGTGCGTGCCAACCTGTCGTTCAGTCGCGATCCTGTAAAAACAATGGCAAACAGGATGAATTTTTCCTATATTGAGAGAATGTATTTTAAGATTTAA
- a CDS encoding preprotein translocase subunit Sec61beta has translation MAAKNKGGRLVSSAGLVTYYDSEDKRAVHLSPKTVLITAAIIGIIIGALDLAYSFNMF, from the coding sequence ATGGCAGCGAAAAATAAAGGAGGCCGTCTGGTATCATCCGCTGGTCTTGTAACATACTACGACAGCGAAGATAAGAGAGCAGTTCACCTGTCTCCGAAAACGGTTCTGATCACAGCAGCGATAATCGGGATTATAATCGGTGCACTGGATCTGGCCTACAGTTTCAATATGTTCTAA
- a CDS encoding coenzyme F420-0:L-glutamate ligase translates to MSIEVLPVEGLPVFHPGDDLAGEICKKIDLIDGDILCIASSVYSKSKGHIRTLDEVVPSEKAKEIAGMCGEDERFIQVVLDQTDEIVLEYPFVLSKMSCGHVGVRAGVDNSNVERGHVIILPPDPMAAAEEMRERVREISGKDIRVIITDTCGRSFRRGQTGVAIGWAGMDAINDFRGDCDLFGRVLEITEEAVVDEIAAFSNFLMGESNRGVPAVVFRNCPEWKGHNELYFEPECDITIKALRKIN, encoded by the coding sequence ATGAGTATTGAAGTCCTTCCTGTCGAGGGTCTGCCTGTTTTTCACCCGGGCGACGATCTCGCGGGAGAGATCTGCAAAAAGATCGATCTAATTGATGGCGATATCCTCTGCATCGCCTCGTCGGTATATTCAAAATCAAAAGGGCACATCAGGACTCTCGATGAAGTGGTTCCTTCGGAAAAGGCGAAGGAGATCGCCGGAATGTGCGGAGAGGACGAGAGATTCATCCAGGTTGTCCTCGACCAGACCGATGAGATCGTGCTCGAATATCCGTTTGTCCTCTCGAAGATGAGCTGCGGACATGTCGGGGTCAGGGCCGGAGTCGACAACTCGAACGTGGAGAGAGGTCACGTCATCATCCTTCCGCCGGACCCTATGGCGGCTGCCGAAGAGATGAGGGAGAGGGTTCGTGAGATCTCCGGCAAAGATATCCGCGTGATAATTACGGATACCTGTGGAAGATCGTTTAGGAGAGGCCAGACCGGTGTCGCGATCGGCTGGGCGGGAATGGATGCGATCAACGACTTCAGGGGGGACTGCGATCTCTTCGGCCGGGTTCTTGAAATAACGGAAGAAGCGGTAGTAGACGAGATCGCAGCGTTTTCGAACTTCCTGATGGGAGAATCGAACAGGGGTGTGCCTGCAGTGGTCTTCAGAAACTGTCCGGAATGGAAGGGGCATAATGAATTGTATTTCGAGCCCGAATGCGATATAACGATAAAAGCGCTGAGAAAAATAAACTGA
- a CDS encoding HepT-like ribonuclease domain-containing protein: MGRDHRDEAYLSHILEQCEVIMSVSGRITADEFLSDKIYQNAVIRSLEVIGEAAKQVSAEFRSTHPELPWREMAGTRDRLIHGYFSVNLEEVLDMMRKDIPDLYSQLREILSSGR, encoded by the coding sequence ATGGGCAGGGATCATAGGGATGAGGCTTATTTATCCCATATTCTGGAACAGTGCGAGGTAATAATGAGTGTTTCCGGCAGAATTACTGCTGATGAATTTTTATCGGATAAGATATACCAGAACGCTGTTATCAGGTCTTTGGAAGTTATCGGAGAAGCTGCAAAACAGGTCTCGGCGGAGTTTCGCAGCACTCATCCTGAATTGCCGTGGCGGGAGATGGCCGGCACCCGGGACAGGCTTATTCACGGTTATTTTTCCGTAAATCTTGAAGAGGTTCTGGATATGATGCGTAAAGATATTCCTGACCTGTACTCACAGCTCAGGGAGATTTTGTCATCGGGCAGGTAA
- a CDS encoding nucleotidyltransferase family protein, with amino-acid sequence MEVVQMGASYVSIREDVLRKLERELPYLQKEFDIETIGIFGSVSRGEDTPESDIDVLYTFKHGAIGIRRFLDLAEYLENLFGRRVELVSEKYLSPYIKPYVMADVVMYGAGAGA; translated from the coding sequence ATGGAGGTTGTGCAGATGGGCGCTTCTTATGTCAGCATTCGTGAAGATGTTTTAAGAAAACTTGAGCGTGAGCTGCCTTATCTCCAGAAAGAATTTGATATTGAAACGATAGGTATTTTCGGGTCGGTAAGCCGGGGAGAGGATACGCCGGAGAGTGATATCGATGTGCTTTATACTTTCAAACACGGTGCTATCGGAATACGCAGATTTTTGGATCTTGCCGAATATCTTGAAAACCTGTTCGGAAGGAGGGTTGAACTCGTATCTGAAAAATACCTGAGTCCTTATATCAAACCTTACGTTATGGCAGATGTTGTCATGTATGGTGCAGGTGCGGGTGCATAA
- a CDS encoding DUF1922 domain-containing protein, producing the protein MAHRDYTYIVYLIIRCPGCLSFTYVDKYQKWKLCPICSETINPSKVQVYLDVETPGEAEIIARQLQKYLKDKRKKDLDEDEIQQIREEYAGWVRSHPPV; encoded by the coding sequence ATGGCGCATAGAGATTACACATATATAGTGTACCTTATCATCCGCTGTCCCGGCTGCCTGTCATTCACCTACGTGGATAAATACCAGAAGTGGAAGCTATGCCCTATCTGCAGCGAGACGATAAATCCCTCAAAGGTCCAAGTGTACCTGGATGTGGAGACGCCGGGAGAGGCGGAGATCATCGCCCGGCAGCTCCAGAAATACCTGAAGGATAAGAGGAAAAAAGATCTCGACGAGGATGAGATACAGCAGATCAGGGAAGAATATGCAGGCTGGGTCCGCAGTCACCCACCCGTATGA
- a CDS encoding Sjogren's syndrome/scleroderma autoantigen 1 family protein has protein sequence MVKHKCGYEEDMRCKRCGTPLIENKGGLYCPHCGRQVTVICPGCGKPWL, from the coding sequence ATGGTAAAGCACAAGTGCGGTTATGAAGAGGATATGCGCTGTAAAAGGTGCGGGACTCCCCTGATTGAAAACAAAGGCGGGCTGTACTGTCCGCACTGCGGGAGGCAGGTTACTGTGATCTGCCCCGGGTGCGGAAAGCCCTGGCTATAA
- a CDS encoding 4Fe-4S binding protein: MTSSIIYYLKEFCRPEWWRKFLFAKTPPLVTPDHFRGYPELTGNECTHELRCMMICPSPGAIEVLRGDDGKWAPVIYKGHCIRCGLCVEACPDNVLKSGDILERNEDDKTYFLATYHLHVDNAKCMRCGNCAVACPVNKEEDPRLGSTGTSSNDDVIMRVKEGNLTFLHPEKCTGCKTCEETCPNGAITVARVVEGAQDEE, from the coding sequence ATGACTTCGTCCATAATCTATTACCTGAAGGAGTTCTGCCGGCCAGAATGGTGGAGGAAGTTCCTCTTCGCAAAGACTCCTCCGCTTGTAACGCCCGATCATTTCAGGGGCTATCCTGAGCTCACGGGAAACGAGTGCACCCATGAACTGAGGTGCATGATGATCTGCCCTTCACCGGGTGCGATAGAAGTCCTGAGGGGCGACGACGGCAAGTGGGCGCCCGTGATATACAAGGGGCACTGCATCCGTTGCGGGCTCTGCGTCGAGGCCTGCCCGGACAATGTCTTGAAGAGCGGGGACATCCTGGAGAGAAATGAGGATGATAAGACATACTTCCTTGCAACATACCACCTGCACGTGGACAACGCGAAATGTATGCGTTGCGGGAACTGTGCTGTCGCCTGCCCGGTGAACAAGGAAGAAGACCCGCGGCTCGGCTCGACAGGGACATCCTCGAACGACGATGTCATAATGCGGGTAAAGGAAGGAAACCTGACATTCCTTCACCCCGAAAAGTGCACCGGCTGCAAGACCTGCGAGGAGACCTGCCCCAACGGTGCGATAACGGTTGCAAGGGTTGTCGAAGGCGCCCAGGACGAAGAGTGA
- a CDS encoding hydrogenase large subunit yields MKKIVDVSLPIGPVHPVFKEPARIKCETMGERVLSAEVELGYVKKGIEKIMCGRPWQEVMFLAERICGICSVVHNMVFIETVERVSAIEPSPRAAYLRVIANELDRMQSHILANYSYCYTIEHETLAMYLLNIRETVMDQIELLTGARVTCAYIIPGGVRFDFRPEDAAKLRAALLKVESDVKRFQGMFANGRMISLRSKGVGLLTPEEARIAHAVGPTARASGLRIDERLNHPTYQLLEFEPIVRDECDNYARVMIRFQEVMQSIGIIRRCLDELPGG; encoded by the coding sequence ATGAAGAAGATCGTCGATGTTTCGCTCCCGATTGGTCCGGTCCACCCGGTCTTCAAGGAGCCTGCCCGTATAAAATGCGAGACGATGGGCGAGAGGGTTCTCTCCGCCGAGGTCGAACTCGGCTATGTCAAGAAGGGCATAGAGAAGATCATGTGCGGCCGTCCCTGGCAGGAAGTCATGTTCCTCGCCGAGAGGATCTGCGGGATCTGCTCGGTGGTTCACAATATGGTCTTCATCGAAACGGTCGAGAGAGTCTCGGCAATCGAGCCCTCTCCGAGAGCGGCATACCTGCGGGTCATCGCGAACGAGCTCGACCGGATGCAGTCGCATATTCTCGCGAACTACTCATACTGCTATACGATAGAGCACGAAACGCTGGCGATGTATCTCCTCAATATCCGTGAGACCGTCATGGACCAGATCGAGCTTCTCACAGGGGCGAGAGTGACCTGCGCCTACATCATCCCCGGCGGGGTGAGGTTCGACTTCAGGCCGGAGGATGCCGCGAAGCTGAGAGCAGCACTCCTTAAGGTCGAATCGGATGTCAAAAGATTCCAGGGAATGTTTGCGAACGGACGAATGATCTCGCTCCGGAGCAAAGGTGTTGGTCTGCTGACTCCCGAGGAGGCGAGGATCGCTCATGCGGTCGGGCCGACAGCGAGGGCGAGCGGTCTTAGGATCGACGAGAGACTGAACCACCCGACATATCAGCTGCTGGAGTTCGAGCCGATCGTCCGCGACGAGTGCGATAACTACGCACGGGTTATGATCCGTTTCCAGGAGGTCATGCAGAGCATCGGGATCATCAGGAGATGCCTCGACGAACTTCCCGGAGG